A stretch of the Cyprinus carpio isolate SPL01 chromosome B4, ASM1834038v1, whole genome shotgun sequence genome encodes the following:
- the phyh gene encoding phytanoyl-CoA dioxygenase, peroxisomal isoform X1, producing MSRAADRLKVVLNHLDRSNGAVRASFTSAQNVSYHHPQVLQYTFDTGVLTPEQRLAYEENGFILIRKLVSDQDIDRFSKEFERICKREVKVPGLVVMRDVTIAKSEYVEGEKAVTKLQDYQEDLELFRYCTLPQILKYVECFTGPNIMAMHTMLINKPPDTGKKTSRHPMHQDLHYFPFRPADRIVCSWTAMEKVHRGNGCLVVLPGSHHGTLLEHDYPEWEGGVNKMYHGVRNYDPNHPRVHLEMEKGDTVFFHPLLIHGSGMNQTDGFRKAISCHYASSDCYYIDVKGTTQENISNEVKELAAKKYGVDDTVTFQDTWALRGRLVQGDRTSM from the exons ATGTCCCGGGCAGCAGACCGATTAAAAGTGGTTTTGAATCACCTGGATCGGTCCAACGGAGCTGTC AGAGCTTCCTTCACTTCTGCACAAAATGTGTCATATCACCATCCTCAAGTCCTACA ATACACTTTTGACACCGGTGTCCTGACTCCAGAACAGAGACTTGCCTATGAGGAGAATGGTTTCATACTCATCCGAAAATTGGTATCGGACCAGGATATTGACAGATTCAG caAAGAGTTTGAGCGCATCTGTAAGAGAGAGGTGAAGGTGCCTGGTTTGGTGGTCATGAGAGATGTAACCATTGCTAAATCAGAGTATGTTGAAGGTGAGAAGGCTGTGACCAAACTTCAGGACTACCAGGAAGATCTGGAACTTTTCCGCTACTGCACTTTACCACAG ATCCTGAAGTATGTGGAATGTTTCACTGGACCCAACATTATGGCCATGCACACCATGCTCATCAACAAACCACCTGACACGG GTAAGAAGACCTCTCGCCATCCTATGCACCAGGATCTACACTACTTCCCCTTCCGCCCTGCAGACCGCATTGTGTGTTCGTGGACTGCCATGGAGAAAGTGCATCGGGGAAATGGCTGTCTGGTTGTCCTGCCCGGCTCTCATCATGGCACTCTGCTGGAACATGACTACCCAGAATGGGAG GGTGGAGTAAATAAGATGTACCACGGGGTGCGTAACTACGACCCAAACCATCCCAGAGTGCATTTAGAGATGGAGAAAGGAGATACAGTGTTTTTCCACCCTTTGCTGATCCATGGCTCAGGAATGAACCAAACCGATGGATTTCGAAAG gCCATCTCCTGTCACTACGCCAGCTCTGACTGCTATTACATTGATGTGAAAGGAACAACTCAGGAGAACATCAGCAATGAAGTGAAAGAGCTTGCAGCCAAGAAGTATGGAGTTGATGATACGGTCACCTTTCAG GACACCTGGGCTTTGCGGGGACGTCTGGTCCAAGGAGACAGAACATCAATGTGA
- the phyh gene encoding phytanoyl-CoA dioxygenase, peroxisomal isoform X2 produces the protein MFIIYYFSVIYTFDTGVLTPEQRLAYEENGFILIRKLVSDQDIDRFSKEFERICKREVKVPGLVVMRDVTIAKSEYVEGEKAVTKLQDYQEDLELFRYCTLPQILKYVECFTGPNIMAMHTMLINKPPDTGKKTSRHPMHQDLHYFPFRPADRIVCSWTAMEKVHRGNGCLVVLPGSHHGTLLEHDYPEWEGGVNKMYHGVRNYDPNHPRVHLEMEKGDTVFFHPLLIHGSGMNQTDGFRKAISCHYASSDCYYIDVKGTTQENISNEVKELAAKKYGVDDTVTFQDTWALRGRLVQGDRTSM, from the exons ATGTTTATTATTTACTACTTTTCAgtgat ATACACTTTTGACACCGGTGTCCTGACTCCAGAACAGAGACTTGCCTATGAGGAGAATGGTTTCATACTCATCCGAAAATTGGTATCGGACCAGGATATTGACAGATTCAG caAAGAGTTTGAGCGCATCTGTAAGAGAGAGGTGAAGGTGCCTGGTTTGGTGGTCATGAGAGATGTAACCATTGCTAAATCAGAGTATGTTGAAGGTGAGAAGGCTGTGACCAAACTTCAGGACTACCAGGAAGATCTGGAACTTTTCCGCTACTGCACTTTACCACAG ATCCTGAAGTATGTGGAATGTTTCACTGGACCCAACATTATGGCCATGCACACCATGCTCATCAACAAACCACCTGACACGG GTAAGAAGACCTCTCGCCATCCTATGCACCAGGATCTACACTACTTCCCCTTCCGCCCTGCAGACCGCATTGTGTGTTCGTGGACTGCCATGGAGAAAGTGCATCGGGGAAATGGCTGTCTGGTTGTCCTGCCCGGCTCTCATCATGGCACTCTGCTGGAACATGACTACCCAGAATGGGAG GGTGGAGTAAATAAGATGTACCACGGGGTGCGTAACTACGACCCAAACCATCCCAGAGTGCATTTAGAGATGGAGAAAGGAGATACAGTGTTTTTCCACCCTTTGCTGATCCATGGCTCAGGAATGAACCAAACCGATGGATTTCGAAAG gCCATCTCCTGTCACTACGCCAGCTCTGACTGCTATTACATTGATGTGAAAGGAACAACTCAGGAGAACATCAGCAATGAAGTGAAAGAGCTTGCAGCCAAGAAGTATGGAGTTGATGATACGGTCACCTTTCAG GACACCTGGGCTTTGCGGGGACGTCTGGTCCAAGGAGACAGAACATCAATGTGA